TGATATCATCTTCATTGAGGATGACATGTTCCCCATTCATAGATAAACAAGTCGATCCTGACTTAATGATCCCAACTGATAACTCCGAGTGGCTATGGGCTTTGTAACCTTGAGTACTGTTATATGTGGTTCGAATTGTCAGGTGTGGAACACGTTTGCTACTCCAAAATTGCTGATTGATGTCACGAACAGTATTAGCCACGATATGAAATTCCAAGATACGCTACATATCTATCGTATTTCATAAAATAGCTTTACACAATGCTCAGCCCTAGCGGAATTTACCTCACTGGCAACTTGGTCTTTGTTTTTACCTGACCAAAGGCGAAGCTGGATTCAATAGACGCAATATTAGGCAGGCGAGTTAATTGCTTACGGATGAACTGCTCGTAGCTTTTGAGCGATTCACTGACCACATGCAATAGGTAGTCGTGATTGCCTGTCATTAAAAAGCACTCTAATACTTCATCAATCACTTCAATGTGCTGTTCAAAGTCTCGCATGTTTTCTTCTGTCGGCTTTTCAAGCTTCACCAACACAAACACATTCACAGGCAACCCGCACGCTTCTTGGTCGACACTGGCGTGATAGCCGCGAATAATCCCTTGTTTCTCTAATGCTCGAACTCGACGCAAACAAGGAGAGGGCGACAGTGCCACGCGATCGGCCAATTCTTGATTAGTCAGGCGGGCGTTGCTTTGCAGTTCAGCCAGTATTTTCTTGTCGATCTCATCCATTGGCATATCCCATCAATATTGAATTTTATTTGGCAATATTATTGCTCAAAGTGTATGTCTTACTTCGCAAATAGCAATTTTTAACATCTGCCCAAAACTAAAATTAAAGGAGAAATAACAAGCATGGAATGACTTAGGAACTATGAATACTTCAACTCAACTTAGCCCGCTGCGAAAAACCACCAAACACGAACAAGCAGAAGCACTTGCCATTGAGCAAGCCAAGCATTTTGGTATCGACCCAAACAGTGATTACGGCATCACGCTGATTGAACTGGCTACAACGCTGTACCAAGCCAATACCAAGACACACGACCTTTGGGCGCTGACTGTTGATGGACTTTCAGAACTCGACAAAAGTGACCGAATCGCTTGGTTTAACGCTAAACGTTTCTTGTCATTCCAGATCGCGAAGATCCTCGATAACCTGCAAAACCCAATGCGTGCCACTTACCAGTCTATTGCCACCAACAATGGTAATTTTGCCTCTAAAGGTGCGTATCCTATCTTCGATAATGTTGCTGCTATCTTTTCTGCAAGCCCTGTTATTACGCGCACCGCGACCTATTTGTTTGCGTGTACAGAATGGATTGAAGACGCCTTCAACGGTAAAGAGCCGCTGCACGATATCTATTCTCGACTGCTTAACCCGACATCGATCTCACTGGCTAATCATATGGTTGATATTGAGGCTGGTTCTAGAGCGAACGAGTATCTAGCTTGGAACTTCAACTCAGGGATGGCGGCCATTGATGGGTTGTTGAGCCACTTGCTCGGGCATGAAGACATTGTCTTGGCTTCACGTAATATCTACGGCGGTTCTTACCAGTTGTTGGAAGATTGGTTTGGCAAGCCTTCTAATTTGAATGTCGCGGTAGAGTGGGTGGATGGTTACTCCGGTGATGAGTTTGCGACGCGACTTGATGAGCTTGCCGATAAATACGCAGATCGCCTCGCTGCGGGCAAGAAAATCTACGTCTACCTAGAGTCACCGTGTAACCCGCATGGATACGTGTTGGATGTTGCTAGTATCAGCAAAGCTGGTCACTCTCGTGGCTGGGATGTGATTGTTGACTCGACAGTGGGCACGCCTTTATTACATCCAGTACTGAAACGTGATGATGTGATGGAAAGGCCCGATTATGTCATTCACTCTTACACAAAAGAACTGGCGGGTTCTGGCATCACAACTGCTGGGGTTGTGATTGGTCGCAATGAGACTATGTTTGTGCCAAAAGGAGAGGAGGTGATTTTCACCAAACCTAACGGTGACGAGGCCAAAATCCCATGGAACGAAACGCTGTTTTGGAATGTGTATTACATCAAAGGCGCGTTCTTAGACGCAGACAAAGCGTTTGAAGTGCTCAATGGCATGAAGACTTATGAGATGCGTGTGGTGCAAAAAACCATCAACACCCTGACTCTCGCGAAGATCTTTGATGCACACCCTGATATCAATGTCTCATGTCCTGCTTTGCCAGACAGCGATAACTATGAACACTGCCAGAACAACATGTACTTGGGGCTACCAGCTGCGCTGTTTACTATCGATATGGAAGGTAACGGCGATCGTGCGCCAATCAATCGAGATGGGTTCAAACAGTTCTTCGACATGCTTGAGCCCGCAATCGGCATGCAAGTGAGTTTGGGGCAAACCAATACCGTGGCGCTGTGTCCGGCACTGACTACGCACTCAGAACTCAGCGATGAGGCACTCAATGAAGCTGGCATCAAACCGACCACAATGCGTATCTCTATCGGTTTGGAAGACCCTCGAATGTTCATTGCTCATATTGTCGAGGCCGCTAAATTGTCGATTGACCGTAAGCATGCCGACTTCTCATCGAGCTTCCCTAGTGGTGACAGTATCGATGAAATCTATATGCAAACCTATATGGATGTGCACCAAAGGTTTGTGAAGAGCTTGCCGAAGTTCAGTCAGCTTACTCAGTAACTTAGGTCAGTAAGGAAAGTTTGCAAGATCAGTCAGTTAAAAGGCCGTAAATAAAAAAGCACCCTGCTGACTCAATAGTCGGTAGGGTGCTTTCTCGATATAGAACCTAGGGACCATATTGGTTTACCAAGTCGCTTACTATTTAGGCTGGTGGCCTGTCTTTTTCGCAAGCTCTTGCATAGCCTCGGCAAACGTTGTTGTTCCGCCTTTCGCTTTAACCTGAACCACCTTATATCCTTGGCTTTCCAGCGCTTGGCGCTCTTCTAAAACGGCTTTGTCATCTGGTTGACTGCCTTGCACTGGCTGATGAATGTAACACCCTTCTAATTGACCATCTTCGACCAGTTGGTGGTGTTTCAGTGTATTGATATCAAAATTCATAGTAAGTCTTTTCGTTTTAAATGGAGAGTCTCTGTGGCAAAGGCCGCGAGTCTTTATAATTTTATGGTTTGTACAATAGGCATTTTAACCATAAGAAGCTAGTGCAAATTAAGCAATCCAATGGAATGTAACTGGGTACGGGTCTGTTCAGTGATAAAGAATGTTCTCCCCCTCGGTCGTTAATCTAAAGAGATTGTTGTTCGTCATTTGAGGGGGAGCTAGAGGGGAAGGTTTTTAATGATCAACTTGAATCTGAGTGTTGGTCATCATCGCGATGAGTCTGGCGGCACGTTTACGCATATCACGTCTATCAACAATCATATCTAAAGCGCCATGTTCTAGTAAGAACTCACTTTGTTGAAAATCGTCAGGTAATTTTTCTCGTACTGTTTGTTCAATCACTCTTCGTCCTGCAAACCCGATTCGCGCTTTGGGTTCACCAATATTTATGTCACCAAGCATTGCTAAACTGGCCGAGACACCGCCAAAGGTTTGATCGGTTAATACCGATATATAAGGGAGCTTTGCATCTGATAGTCGCTTTAACGCAGCACTGGTTTTTGCCATTTGCATTAACGCCATGAGCGACTCCTGCATACGGGCACCACCACATGCGGAAAAGCAAACCAGTGCACAGTTTGATGCAATTGCTTGATTGACGGCGTCCACAAATCGAGCACCGACAACCGATCCCATAGATCCAGCCATAAAAGAAAATTCGAAAGCGCACGCCACAACAGGCATTCCGAGCAACTCTCCTTGCATTGCGACTAATGCATCTTTTTCGCCTGTACTTTTTTGGGTTAAGGCAAGGCGCTCGGTGTAGCGTTTATTGTCTTTAAAATTGAGTAAATCTTTCGGCTCATGTTGTTTGCCTAACTCAGTTCTTTCGCCTTTATCTAAAAATGTATCCAAACGAAGACGTGCTGTCATTCGCATGTGGTGCTCACATTTAGGGCACACCTCTAGGTTCTCCTTAAGGGCAATGCGGTAAAGGACCTGATCACAGGATGGGCATTTGGTCCATACCCCTTCGGGAATTGATGTCTTACGTGTACTTATTAACTTCTTTTTATCTAACAGTTTTTCTAACCAGCTCATGGTGAGACCTTATTCTAATCGCTCTAGTGATTAGTATTGTATTAGCCTGTTATTGGTAATAAAGTGTCTAATATTGGCTTTATAATCCAATTTAATGGGATTAATGGGGCTAGAGAGATAGGAGGGGGTGATGTAATGCTTGAAAAGATTGACCAACAATGGCTTAAGAGTTTTCACTGTGTTTATGAGAATAATAGCTTTAAGAGAGCTGCGGAGTTTCTGTGTTTGCCGACCTCAAATGTCAGTCGTCATATCGCGTTGTTAGAAGAGCAGCTAAATGCTCGACTTTTTGATAGAACGACGCGCCGAATTGCTTCAACAGAAGCAGGAGACCACCTCTACCTGCGAACTCAGCCATTGTTGGACAAGCTCAATGATGCGCTTGAAGAGGTCACACAACATTCTCGTGAGGTGATGGGGCAGCTCAATGTACTCATGCCAGATTCACCGGAGTTAGCCCAAGCCGTCGTTTCTTTTTGTACCCAGCACCCTTCCATTTCATTGTGTTGTGATACGAACATCAGCCCTAAAGAAGACTTTGTGGACGGCTTTGACGTTATTCTGAGTTTTCACCGAGGGAAGCTCGAAGACAATAATTGGATAGCCAAGGAGATCAAGCGATGGCCAAGTGCTGTTGTAGTGGCCCCTAAACTTCTGAAAAAATCCCTTAGACCTTTCAAGATTACCGATTTGAAACACATACCTTGCATTAACAGTTTTACCGCATTGAAAGGGACTCCTTGGGTTTTCAAATCCTTAACAGGTGAACTTATCACGCAAAGGGTGCAATCTGCATTTAAGGTCAACAGTGGGCAGCTTGCTAAAGCTGGCGCATTGGCTGGATTGGGGTTTGCGATACTCCCTGCCGAATTCTGTCGCGAGGAAATAGATGCTGGCTATCTGGAAGTTACGGAACTTGAATACAAACCTGAAGACTTAGTGTTGTATGCCTTTTATGCTTCTAGAAAACACATAGCGAAAAAGGTGCCAATATTCATTGAACACCTACAGCGTCAAGCAAATCTTGATTTACACATATATTGATAAACCTAAATTAGAGGGCGTTAGAAGGGGAGCTAAGCAAAAAAGACTGGCTTACTTTGATGCTTCGTGCTGCTCAATCATGAACGCGATTGCTTCTTCGCTTAAACAAGACTTGCTGACATACTGGCGCTGTTTACCGATATGAAGGATGAACCCTAAATCAGTTTGTTGAAGTTCGTCGATTTGATTCCACGCGATAGTATTCGTGGTTTTATGGTTTTTGTAACTCACTCCGTTAGCATCACCTTGAAACACGACTTTGCTGCCAGCACCAGAGCTTATTCTTTGTCGCCATAACCACCAGGTTCTCTTGCAATACACACTGAACGCTTCAATCACACTCAAAACAATAAAAAACCAGCCAACGTAACCGTTCGGTAGTAGCTCAAACTCTAATAGAACCACACCAAAAACAAGAAACAATATTCCCTTTAAATAGGCTTTTGGAAATTGAGTTGGAAGGCTAGTTTGATCATAACACTCTGCGAAAAACGTCTTATCGAGGGTGTATTCTGTGGTGAAACCGGATTCTTTAGACATGTGTGGCTACTTTAGTGCTCTTTGTGAATGGGCTTTCTGTGAATGGGAATTCTACGCCGTGCTCTCGCAACTCGAGCATTGTATCGTTTCTCGGTGCTTTTCTTTAGCGGTTTTGATTCTATTTTGTAAATCAATAATACCGTAGTGGATTACTCGTTGAGATAAACACACGACGCTAGGTATGCAATCTAATTTTTCACACAATAGTTATTGGCATATGCTAATAATGGGGCGTATGCTGAACTCCTGATCATCAATAACAGGAAGTTACTATGTTATACGCAGTACCTTGTCGCGACCTTCATGTCGGCAACCATTTTGCCCGTTCCCCACAGATCGCGATTGTCGATGAACAACGACAGATAAAACAGATTGTTCCTTTGATTGACTCCGACACCTCTTGCAATAAAAAGAAGCAATGGATTTCGGTTCTCCGTTCTTACGATGTGAAATCTGTGGTGGTTCGTTATATTGGTAAGAAGATGCTGGCGCACTTGTTCAATAACGATATTCGAGTCTTGGCATCGAGAGGTAAGGCAGAAGTCGGGGCTTTGGATTTCGACAATCTACGGGAAGTGACTGATCTCGATTATGGTCGTGAGTCGAGAAATAGCGGGTGTAGCAATAAAACGTGTGGCGAGAAAAGGCACAAAAAACAAGCTTCGATTCCAATGGCACACCCTAATCAGTTAGGCGCTATTCGAGGGTTCCGAAAATGACTTTTTTGTTGACGCTATTGGGATTTGTAGGAGTCGTTACATTGATGGCGATAGGTGTCATTTTTTCGCGCAAGCCAATCAAAGGCAGTTGTGGAGGATTGGCGCAGTTAGATATTGAGCGCGAATGCAATTGCAAAGATGTGTGTGAAGGACCAAGCCGAAAGCTGTATCAGATTACTGAGCCATCACATTGATATTATTTGAGAGCCTCGAGATAAACAAAGTTAAAGCTTCGGATTATGAGCTTTGAATGACTAATGCATGGCCGTTGACGATGCATTTGGCGACTTTCGCTCGTGCACGTTTAATGATGTTGCCGAACGTTTGGCGAGACACTTGCATTTGCTCGGCGGCTTCAAGTTGGCTCAGACCTTCTTGATCCGCTAAGCGCAAGGCTTCCAATTCTTCTAACAGCAGTTCTTCCTTATGAAGCTCATCCATAGGAACACCATTGGGCTTGAAACAAGAGTAAGCCGCACGGGTACATAACTGGCGATGTTTTTTTGGTCGAGCCATATCAATCTCTAGGAATCTAAGGGTAAAAAGGAATAAGAGTAAGTATGAAGGTTTTCATTCCTCACAACCATCGGCGTTGCCAAGTATGCAGCCAAAACTTTTTTTCAGACAGCCCAATTTGCTTTGAAGCTGTTAGCGAGCATGAGACTTTAACTAAGCATGAGGCAGTAGCTAAATATAAAACCAAGGCCAAGATTGTACCAACAGATAAAGCTGAGGGCTACGATGGCATGATGCAGGGCGGCATTGTCACCACACTGCATGACAGCGCGATGCTACATTGTCTATTTCAGAATGATATCAAGGCGATGACGGTGAGTTTAGCGTCTCGCTTTCATCACCCAATAGCGATTGGACAGGAGCTAGAAGTTCGCGCACATTGGGTCAAAATCAGACGCAACATTCACTTCTTAGAGAGTAAAATCACTCAGAATGGGAGGCTGTGTTCGTCAGCACAGAGCCAGTTTATGTCAGTTTCTAGCTATCAAACTTAAGCTTGGTATAGCGGTGTTGCTTTATCAGCTATAAAAGTCCAACTACGGTTTCATCATCACAGAAAATAACCCGTATGAAGAAGAGATAACCCGCGCACTGCTGCAAATTCGGGAGTCTTGGAAGTGACGTGAAATCTTAGTCGAATACTTTTCGGACAAGTAATTGACATCTGCTACATACGCCAAGGATTTTTGGTGGTGTTTCGTTACTGCTGGTCTGAACCAGAGGCTTTGTTTTTCTTGAAGTATTTGAACGCTGTCCAAACAACATAAGCGGCAACACCCACAATCAATGCTGAGCGAAGGAGAATCGGCGCATCATGCTCAAGTTGGCTAACGTGAGGCACGATACTAGCAAACAATCGACTGGTGAAAAGCAGCCCCATCACTAACATAATAACTTTATTCATGTGACCTGCCATTTCATTAGATGCGTTACACAGAACCAGCTATCGGCGGGTTAAGTTATTAATGCCACCAAGAACGGCCCTGCTCGGAAATAAAAGCATGCGCTTCTCAAACGTAACCGTCAACGCGATATCAGTTGAAAACCAGTAAGCTAAAGTTTCGTTTTTGGAAGTGGGTTGTACTGCAAGGTGGAGTTAGCTTAAGAAATAAATAAGAGTGCCAAAAGAACCAAAACCTTTACGCCAGTATATTTGCTTATTATTAGCGAGATAAAAACAGTGCCTTTATTCTCGGTAAAGTGGTTACCTTTGGGATCTGTTAAGCCATTTTAAGATGATATTTTTATTTCAAGTTTATATTAGACTTTAATTGTACAATCTTGTTAGTTTTTAGTGATAAAAGTTGAAGATAGCGAAATATTTGGGGCGATACGCTATGACCTTGTGAAATGTGATGTTGAGCAATCCCGTTTTATTTTTCATAAGCTAACCTTATTTCATATTGATATGAAATAGATTGAATTGATATGAGTGAGTATGCCGTTTGGATTTGTTGAGTAACCTTTGGGCTGATCTGATATCTACTTTACTCAATGAAAAATCATATCAAATCAATGGCTAGTGGTTTTTGATAGGGTGAGGTGGTGAATCGCGCTCTATTTTAGCACAGTGTGACATGGACGGGTCGCACAATAAATTGGCTGTTATCTCGTTTAAATAGGGAATATTTATGGCAGAGCAAGAGTATGATTACCCCGATTCGTATAATTTAATTTCAGTGACGGACCCTTCTAGCAAAATCAAGTATGCAAGCCCCCATTTTAATGAAGTTGCAGGCTATAAGGAAGGAGAGCTAATAGGTGAGTATCACAATGTAGTTCGCCACAGTGATATGCCTAAAGCCGCATTTAAGGACTTGTGGGGGCACATTCAGTCAGGAAATAACTGGATGGGTATGGTAAAAAACCAACGAAAAGGTGGCGGTTATTATTGGGTTGATGCTTTTGCTTCTCCTTTAAAAGAAGACAATGAGATTGTTGAGTATCAGTCTGTTCGGTTTAAACCAAAAAGAGAATATGTTGCACGAGCAGCTAAAGCATATAGTACTTTGAATAAGGGAAAAACACCGCTTAAGCTTATATTACCTAAAACAAGGCTTTGGCAGCGTCAAACTTTCATTTCGATATGGTTAATGGGAGGTGTTTATGCGCTTCACCTTAATCAAGTCATAACGGTACTGCAAAGTTTCTTCATGTTATTTTTGGCGGGGGCAATCTCAATTTATATTTTGACGCGCCGTTTAGAAAGTATTTGTAAAATAGCAAAAGAGGAATTTAACAACCCTCTGATGGAGCATATTTATTTCGGTAAAGTGGATGATTTATCTGAAATTGCTTTGGGAATGAAAGCGCGGAAGCAATATACAAAAGCATTACTGGGTAGAATACGGATTTCGGTGAGTGACTCATGCGAAATGACCCTCAAGCAGGCGAATAAAACGGCAGAATCGAACGCTACTGTGTCTGACAATCTGGAAAACCAAAAGACAGAAATTGATATGGCAGCTACTGCTATCAACGAAATGCAGGCGGCTTCAAGTGAAATCTCTCAAAATGCGCAAGGTACGTTGGACTCCACTTTTAGTACGCAGCAAGAGCTTTTATCTTGTCAGAAAGAGTTAAACCAAGTCGAAGAAAATTTTGTCGACCTCACTAATGAATTGGATAACATATCGACAATATCACTTTCTGTAGAAAGGGAGACGCAGCAAATTAGTTCCGTCATAGAGATGATTAACGCGATTGCAAACCAAACCAATCTGTTAGCACTTAATGCCGCGATAGAAGCCGCACGTGCGGGCGATTCAGGAAGAGGGTTCTCGGTAGTGGCGGATGAGGTAAGAGTACTTGCTCAAAAAACGCAAGAAGCAACAACAGAGATCCAAGCTGTTATTGAAAAGTTATGTGCGGGAAGTGGCCAGTCAGTCATTGCCGTTAACAATGGTACTGAAAAAGCGAAGCGCACTCAAAGTACGATTCAATCAACCCTAGAAAGTCTCACTTCATTGAGTGAAAAAGTACAGGGAGTGGTTGATAGGAATAATCAGATAGCCGTAGCTATTGAAGAGCAAGTCAATGTATCAGAAGAGATTAACCAGAATATTCTTTCTATTCACAGTAAAGCAGAAGCTTCGCACACTCTAATGGAAGACAGTAAAAAGCAATATGAGCAAAGTGTGTTCAGTTTGAATGAGTTAAGAAAAGGGGTAGCCCGATTTTAATAAGCATCATTTAGCCAGTTAATAAGCATTGTTTCCTAACGAATAATGCCACTGCAAGACTGCAGTGGCATTAAAAGTAGAATAAACTATAACGCTAACAGTTTGGCTAATTCACGCTCTTCAAGAAGCACTTCAATGCGTTGACGGACTTTAGGCGTTTCAGCGGGTGCTTTGGTTGACTTGCCTGCTTTCTTACTGCGACTGGTTTTCGCTTTTTCCTTTGGCGTAGTCATCGTAAATTTCCTTGTTTTTTTGCTTCGTTAAAGGTTACACGCCTCTTTTAGTGCTTTTCCTGCTTTAAAGGCTGGCGCTTTTGAGGCGGATATTTGAATTTCTTCTCCTGTGCGTGGGTTGCGGCCAGTACGGGCGGCACGGGTGTTAACTTTAAAGCTACCAAATCCTAGTATCGCTACGTCATCACCTTTAGCTAGTGTACCAGAGATACCTTCAACGAGAGCACTTAACGCTGAACCCGCTTGCTCTTTTGAGATATCAGCAGAAGTAGCGATGTGTTCAACTAATTGAGATTTGTTCATATTCTATATTCCTTATTGAGTACGGCAGGTGCTTATTCTTACACCGAGCTTGTTCTATCTTAGCAATAGGGACTGAAATGGTGTTAACGCTTGAGTAGGGTTTTGTAAAGTAATCAACAAGATTGATGATAAAACCCTTTTCAGTTCGATTAATTGCAACCCTTTAATTAGTAGTCGCTTAAAGTTTGGTTATCTAAGTTTATTCGAGAAATGTGACCTCAAACTTATCGTTTGGTTCATAAGTCCAATCGTAAGCCGCAGCCTAACGAGGCGACAGAGACTGAAAGCCCAGCGATAAGCTGGGCTTTGGGTCATACAGTGAGAAAATAGTGTCTAGACTATTTAGTAACAAAAATTTGTTCTGTTTCTAGCGACGTCATGGAGCGAACTTGGCGCCAGATGTAATAGAAAATACCAAGCATCATTAAAAGGCTTGGTATGGCAATCGCTGGGTAACTGTAAAGTGTCAACTTACCAAGCTCTTCATTAAAGGCTGGTGTTCCTGTTGGGCTTGTTACAATCCAAGTTGCTAGAAAATAGTTCATCGCAGAAGAGAATGCGAAAGTGCTGGCGAACAGGTAATTTGATGTCATCAGACAACGGTAAAACTGCGCTTGGTTGCCGAACTGCCTTAAGCGCTCTTCAATCAGAGGAGTGTTTAGTAACGCAGGCGTGAAGATGACTTTTTGGATAAATGGGTATCGAGTAAACGTCGATCCAAGAACCGCTAAACCTATTAGCCCTGGGATCAGGGCTTCTTTTAACGCTAACCAACGAGTGTCCAGCTCGAAGAAACCGATGCCGCCCGTTAATAGTACGCTAACAAAGCCAAGGGCCGCGATGAAGTTAAATTTTTTGTTACGTATGAGCTCCATACCACCATAAGCGATAGGGAAGGCTAGCGCGACAAGTAATGCTAAACCCGTTCCAAGGTGTTCATCTCCACTGAACTTCATTAGGATGAAAGAAGGGAGAAATACGTTAAAAAGAATCTCGAATAGAGGGCTCGATTGTTTGTTTTCTGTGTTACTCATAATTCTAAATACATTATGTTATGGATTTATTCTCTGGGATTGTTCTTTACCCAGTCCTAGATGTAAAGCACTAAGGCTTCATGCTATGTAACGACATGTGACACTAATGGAAATATATTAATGTCAGCCTAAGTATAACCCATTCTAACTGTGCTTTTCTCTACGTTAGTAATACCTGTTATTTTATGGCTACAGGCCACAAGTAATCGTTCATAGGTGGGCTTTTGAGCTAAAGCGTCGATATTGATTTGAGACAATATGCTCCCAAAGGGAGACTGTCGCATGAAATCGATTATGTTGCGGCTATCAACTTCACCAAACAATGTAGCATGACGGAATTTCACATAATCTAGAGCAACATGGAGGTACAGAGTAGAGAGGTTATTTGTAAGGTGAGCGTCTAGTCCGTGTTGTTCTATCATTTGGTCAAGTTGCTTTAATGAACCAAGAATGCCTTCTTTTCCTCTTTGTATAAGTGGATTATCGTTGTCTGAATAGCGAGTGATCGCTGCGGTTCGAAACGCTATCTCCATTAATGTCTTGGCTGTTCCCAACTGTTGCATTTCATTGGTATCACTTAACGTCACTTGGCGTAGTGTTTGAGGTTGATAGATTTCAATGAGGTACTGGCAAATACACAAACTTTCGGTGAGCGATGTGCCGTCTTCAAGTTCTAACGCAGGGATTAGACAAAACGGGTTGACTCTTTTTAGGTTCTCTGGCGAATTCCATGGGTCAACCCAAACAAATGATAGTGGTGAGCTGCGTGATAGCAGTGCCGTTGCTACTACGACGCGTGAAAAAGGCGACGTTTCGTTGAGGTAAAGTTGCATGATAGTCCCTTATTTAATGAGTTACTTGACCGATTGAAACCTTGATTTAGAAGTAGGGCGAGTTGATGTCGACAAAATACAAACCACAGACAACGCTAAAGCGCTCGCACTAATCGCAAACAGCAAATTGTATGACGCTGCGTGGTTCAAATAGTACGCCATTAACAGGCCAATCACTCCTTGTGATATAGCAAAAGATAGGGTCATCCCAGCCCATGCTTTTGTGTGCAGTTCATAACCCACGGTTTCCAATGTGTAAGTCGATATCAGTGTTACGGTTCCTGGAGTGAAAATACCAACCAATAATGAAGAAATAGCAAGGGTAACCGGGTGGGAGCTTAATAGCGGTAGTGCTACGCCTAGTGCTTTTAAACTAAATGCTATGCAGAGCGAGTTTTTAACGCCGAGCTTATCTCCTAGGATACCGGTAATCAGCGGGCCAATGGCTGCGCCTATCCCGAAGGTTGCCCAGAACAAGCCGCCACTAGTAAACGACATGTTTAGTTCTCGTACAATGTAATCGACCCAAAACAGGGTGTGAGGAAGGTACCCAACGGCGTCGAAGGTATACGCGATTAGAATAAGCAATACGCTCACTAATTTAGGTCTCGAAAGTTGCGAGAAAGACGCATCAATATAGTGCGCTTTTGAAGAGTTAAGCTGGGTTT
The Vibrio kanaloae genome window above contains:
- a CDS encoding methyl-accepting chemotaxis protein — protein: MAEQEYDYPDSYNLISVTDPSSKIKYASPHFNEVAGYKEGELIGEYHNVVRHSDMPKAAFKDLWGHIQSGNNWMGMVKNQRKGGGYYWVDAFASPLKEDNEIVEYQSVRFKPKREYVARAAKAYSTLNKGKTPLKLILPKTRLWQRQTFISIWLMGGVYALHLNQVITVLQSFFMLFLAGAISIYILTRRLESICKIAKEEFNNPLMEHIYFGKVDDLSEIALGMKARKQYTKALLGRIRISVSDSCEMTLKQANKTAESNATVSDNLENQKTEIDMAATAINEMQAASSEISQNAQGTLDSTFSTQQELLSCQKELNQVEENFVDLTNELDNISTISLSVERETQQISSVIEMINAIANQTNLLALNAAIEAARAGDSGRGFSVVADEVRVLAQKTQEATTEIQAVIEKLCAGSGQSVIAVNNGTEKAKRTQSTIQSTLESLTSLSEKVQGVVDRNNQIAVAIEEQVNVSEEINQNILSIHSKAEASHTLMEDSKKQYEQSVFSLNELRKGVARF
- a CDS encoding HU family DNA-binding protein codes for the protein MNKSQLVEHIATSADISKEQAGSALSALVEGISGTLAKGDDVAILGFGSFKVNTRAARTGRNPRTGEEIQISASKAPAFKAGKALKEACNL
- a CDS encoding VC0807 family protein, producing the protein MSNTENKQSSPLFEILFNVFLPSFILMKFSGDEHLGTGLALLVALAFPIAYGGMELIRNKKFNFIAALGFVSVLLTGGIGFFELDTRWLALKEALIPGLIGLAVLGSTFTRYPFIQKVIFTPALLNTPLIEERLRQFGNQAQFYRCLMTSNYLFASTFAFSSAMNYFLATWIVTSPTGTPAFNEELGKLTLYSYPAIAIPSLLMMLGIFYYIWRQVRSMTSLETEQIFVTK
- a CDS encoding glutathione S-transferase N-terminal domain-containing protein — protein: MQLYLNETSPFSRVVVATALLSRSSPLSFVWVDPWNSPENLKRVNPFCLIPALELEDGTSLTESLCICQYLIEIYQPQTLRQVTLSDTNEMQQLGTAKTLMEIAFRTAAITRYSDNDNPLIQRGKEGILGSLKQLDQMIEQHGLDAHLTNNLSTLYLHVALDYVKFRHATLFGEVDSRNIIDFMRQSPFGSILSQINIDALAQKPTYERLLVACSHKITGITNVEKSTVRMGYT
- a CDS encoding YbfB/YjiJ family MFS transporter, with protein sequence MLNKNIVNQDSLAGMGATLIGNGIGRFAYIALMPALIQSGWFSESDASYLGVATLLGYILGAPAANILLRYFSAGQLIRAAMLVSSFSYLSCAMQDAPLSWFYAWRTLAGVAGAMLMVVAPPVIVRKFSSDVKTRVSGVIFSGIGIGAMLSGTLIPILIYFSLISAWIGMGVIALVTTMLTWNAWKTQLNSSKAHYIDASFSQLSRPKLVSVLLILIAYTFDAVGYLPHTLFWVDYIVRELNMSFTSGGLFWATFGIGAAIGPLITGILGDKLGVKNSLCIAFSLKALGVALPLLSSHPVTLAISSLLVGIFTPGTVTLISTYTLETVGYELHTKAWAGMTLSFAISQGVIGLLMAYYLNHAASYNLLFAISASALALSVVCILSTSTRPTSKSRFQSVK